DNA sequence from the Treponema sp. OMZ 838 genome:
CTCTTTGCCGATATGCGGCATAACGCTCTCCCGTACGGTACGGAATGCTTCAAGATAGGCGGAATCGCTGAAAAAGCAACCGTTTTCCGTTATCCGTTCACGGAAGTCGTTTACGTGAGGTGAAGTATAAAGGCCGGTCTTATATCCTGCCTCGGCAAGTAAGGCCGAGAGCATCGCCGCAACGGAGCCCTTTCCCTTTGAACCGGCAATGTGTACTGTTTTATATGCCGTTTGCGGGTTGGAAAAAAGCGCGGCATAGTATCCGATAACCTCAAGCGAAAATGCTTTGTTATGCGGCCGTTTTTCAAAGTTGATAAAACCGTCAAGCCATCGGTAAAAATCGTTCACATTTTCTATAAGCGTTTGAGATGGTGCAGCGGTATATATTGTATTCATAAGGATTGTCGCTCGTTTTGCAGAGGTGTCAGGTTTGTTCATGATCGTTGTAGTTGAAAACGCCCGTTGAACGGACGTTTTTCAATTTTTTAACGGTACATAGCCATTATTATCGATGATGCTTTGCCCTTCAGGAGAAAGAATCCAATCTATCAGCTTTTTTACATTTGCATTTTTGTTATCCTTTCTGTAAATAGCAAAAAAATGTGAAGATAGAGGATATCTGCCATTTTGTATATTTTCTTTTGTTGGTGCAATCCCATTTAAAGAAATCATTTTTACATTTGCATTTTGTGTTATTCCTTCTACATAATAACGAAATGAGTAACCGATAGGACTTCCAAAGAAAATGCCTAAAGGATTTAATCGTATCTTTTCTCCATTCATAAATTTTAAGAATGCGGTTTGGCTGCCGCTTCCTTCTTTTCTTTGCCATGCTGCAATTAAAGTATTTGTTCCACCAACTTTTTTCCAATTTTTAATTTTACCGGAATATATTCCTTTTATTTGTTCAATTGATAAGTTATTGACAGGATTCGTTATATTCTCAATAAACACAAATGCTTCTAAGCCAATTGGAACAAACTCTAATTCTACATTATTTTGTTTTGCATACAATAGTTGCCCTTCTGAAGGTGAGGCGCAAAAAATTATATCTGCAACGCCATCAACAACAGCTTTGTAAGCGCCTCTCGTGTTTCGCATTTGAACTTTGCTTTCTTTGGTAAAATTTTCACCATCGAAACAAACTGATTTTTCAGGATAAGTTGCAGATGCAATCGCAGAAAAGACCGGATATAACGCACTTGCTCCATCAAGTACAGGAATGGTGTCATCTATTTGAAAATCTGATTTTACATAATTTGTTTTTGAGTTCTTGTCAAATGGAAGATAATCCTTTAAATCAATTGAAAGAGTTGAGATTTCGTTACTCCCAGCTACAACAGCTATCATACCTGACTTTCTATGTAAAATATTAAATTGTATTCCTGAATATAAGAGACTTATCATTCCTAATAGAGAAATCATAATAAAAAGGATAACAGTAATTTTCTTCATATTACATTCCATTGATTGCAATTGACCTCATCAGTAAAAATATAAATCCACCAATAATCACAATCCATGCTACAATAATTATTGAACAAATTATAATTTCTTTTTTTAAGGCTTTTCTTTTCTCAATATTTTCTTTATTTGTCCTGCAAAATTGTATTATAGCACTTATCAGCCAAATTAATGCTACAATAGGAAGACCAAAAATTAAAAATTCCATTTATTTTCTCCATGTTCCTGTATTACCGTGTGTGTATCCGCCTACTATTTTTTGACTGTCTTGAATCGCTCTGTTTGATAATTATGTTTGATAATATTGTACGATACAGTTCTTCTGCTTGTTTATTAAAACAGACATGATAGACGGTCATATCCGCCTTTGTTTCCGTTAAGTAGGTATAAACGGTGGAAAGAGCTATTAGTGCCGCCTCTTCCATAGGATAGCCGTATACGCCTGCACTGATACAGGGAAACGCAATCGTTTCACAGTGAAAGTCTGCGGCAAGAATGAGTGAGTTCCGGTAACAGCTTGCGAGCAGTTCCGGCTCTCCGTGTTTACCGTCTTCGTATATCGGCCCGGGAGTATGGATAACGTATTCTGCAGGGAGCTTATATCCGCGTGTAATTTTTGCCTGTCCTGTTTTACACCCTTTGAGTGCGCGGCATTCTTCCAATAATTCGGGGCCTGCGGCACGGTGAATAGCTCCGTCAACACCTCCGCCGCCGAGCAAGGTGGTATTTGCTGCATTGACAATTGCATCTACTTTAAGTGTCGTTATATCCGCACAGATAATTTTGATATCCATAGTTTCCTAATTACGATCGATATAGACTGAATACGGTGTATTTTTGAATTAAAAACCGGCATCCTATCCCTCACCGGTTGTGGGAGATGGGAGGGAGCGGCTGCCGGTTATGGATTAAAAAGAGTTAGTCGTCCCAGCCGACGATGACATGGGTAGATCCGGGACGGTCTTCTGCGCTGATAGGCTTGGCTATACCTTGCCGGTTATCCCCTGCCTCAATATCGGATGCGGTATGGGCAGCAGCTGCTTGTAACCGGTTATCCGAAGTGTCAGTTGCGACAGCTACAGGAGCGGTTACGGTACCTGCGGAACTCAAGGTACTGAATTCGCCGGAGGCAACCATTTTCGGTATTCCGACACCGATACCCGATTCAAACTGAACGGCTCCATGGTCTACGAATAAGTTATGTCCGTCGAATTCAAATCCGGTACCGCGTACGGAAGCGGTTGCAGTCGGACTCTTAACCTTAAACTCCGCTTTTTCACCTTCTTTCGGTGTAACTTCTGCCTTAACCCGTCCGGCCATCAAAAACATCTGCGTTTTTGTTGTTCCTTCGGATTTTATCAGCTCTTCAAGCGATAAGCGGGTAACAGGTTTTACCGTCAGCACTGCCGATTCCGTTTTAAGAATAACGGTACTCTTAAAGCCGGTAGAGATAAGAGAACCGGCCGGTAAAACATCGCCTACTTTTGCGGCTTTCCAATCTTTTCCGGGGTGTTTGCATTCAACTTTTCCGGCAATTTCGGTGACGGTTGCCGTCAGATTTGCTGCTGCAGCAGAAAAAATTCCCGCTGTGCAGAGCAGTAAAATTCCTAGATATCTTTTCATAGTACACCTCCTAAAATTGAGTGCTATAGGGGAGTTTTAAAAACTTCCGGTTTTAGCGGTTCCCTATAGTTTTACGGTAAATGTCAGTTCAGTTAGCCAGCGCAGATTATACGCCGTGATAACTTTCGGATTTGGTATAAATATGCCTCCGGTGAATGATGCATCAAAATCATTATGGAATTGATACACTACTTTCGCCGATAACTCGGATCCGACATAAGTAGGTTTTTGTACGGTGTTCGGAGAAGTCAGCAGTAGATATGACAATTCCGTTAAAAGACCTTGTATCGGGCGAGCGTTTACCGTAAGACCTCCCGTAAGCGTATTGCTGAACGAGCTGATCGACCCATTAGCAACAACTGTTTGTTTTGTGTCTGTAATAGGTGCAAATCGACGCATCGGTCCTGTACCGTCATAGTTTCCTGCAGCCCAGTTGAGCTTACCGGTTACCGTAAAATAACGCCAATTGGGATTAAAATATTGCACTGCAAGTCCCGATGCAAGCGAGTAAGTAAATTTTGAAGCTTCTCCCAATTGGAGGGCTATCCAGTATTGCCAATTAATATTCCTGCCTATCCGTCCATGAATATACGGCATGAAGTATTGCGTGTGTGTCCTTCCGGTTAGTTTAAGTAGATCAAATTGAGCAAGGGCATCGATTCCTATTGTATGTGAAGGAATAACCTCTTGGAAAGAGGCCGAAAGAAGGAAGAACAACCGTTGAGGGGCAAGTACCTTACTGTTATCATTCAAACGGTCTTCATCATCCAAATCTATTTTGATTTGTGTATCGGTTTTATAGGTAAGTCCCGTATAGCCGAGTGCAAAAGCAATATCAACATTCTTGATGGTAAGACCGATTTTGCCTCCATCGAATAAACCGCTCAAAATTTTATTTGAATAATCGTTGAATGAAGTACGTCCGACTGACCATTGCAAGCCGATCGCATTAAAGATCTTATTGCCCGACCAATCCGTTCTTTTCAGTCTAAATGCTTGGTGGATGGGAAGGAACTGAGCCGCTCCCTTAGGATTAATAGGGAAATCACCTGAAAACCGGGCTTCCCCGGAAATATATATCGATGAAAAATCCTTTACAGGGAATGTGACGAAGACTTCCGCTGCATTTGCCTGTGATATGTTAAAAGTTTTATTGGTACCGTTTAACTCGGTGCTATTGGAAAGGTTGACACCGAAATCCAATGCGGCAGCATACATGGTAATACCGCCTGCGATAATGAGAAAGGTTAGTATACGTTTCATTGTTCACCGCCTTGTACCGTATCGATGCGTCCGAGTATTTGGAGCATTGTAGATCCCGTCATCGGTGCATCGGGATCGCTATTACCTTGGATAACTGCGAGGTACCGCAGCTCACGATATGCGTATCGAGGGCAGGGATAGATGCGGTACATTAAGCCTCCTTTTATATTGAAAGCCTTCATCAATAAAAAGGCATAGGTTTTGACCGGTATTACATCGCCTGCCGTAACCGAATCCCGTATTAAATTTTGATTTTCGCTTTTGAAGCGGTCAAAGGCTGTTTCAAAATCAAGCGTGTCAGCCCCCTCATTCAAGGCTGTCTGTATCAGATAGGCAGCCTGACCGAAGGTTGTTTTTTCAGTCTCTAAAATTTTATCGACCTTTTCAGCCTCTTGACCGAATGATGCCGCGATAGTAATCAAAACCGCAACGGTAATACATAAAGTGCGTTTCATTCTGTGCCCCCTTTAATAAAAAATGAAATTTTTAGCATCTTCCCATTGTATAACTCACGTACATATCTTACTATAGATTTAATAGGGAGTAAAGAGTGAAGAAAAAAACATCGTGGCCTTCAATTGTTATACCGTGCATTATCGGGTTACTGAGTGCCGGAGTGTACCTGTTTCCGTTTTGGATAGGTGTTGAAAATCGGCTGTATGATTTCTTTTTAGGACTAAAGTCTAATGTTAAAGAAGATTCTTCTATCGTGCTGCTGGATATCGATGATGTGTCCATCGAAAAAGTCGGCTTATATCCATGGCCCCGTAATACGATTGCAAAAGGCTTGGAAGCATTGACGCAGCTCGGCGCCGAATTTGCAGTCTTCGATATTGAGTATATCGATAAAAGTCCGATGAGTGTGGATTTTACCTATTTGAACGGTACCTTAAAGTCTGAGTTCGCCGCTTCTTTTGAGGAGATCGGCGCAAATGTACAGGATATTTTTGCAGCGCTTGCCAATAACCAAATTACGCTGCCGGAGGCGGGTATATACGGGAGTGAATTGGTGGATTTAATCGATCAATCGCGGGATACTCTCTACCGGCATACGAAGCAGGTTGCGATAGAAAACGACAGCTATTTAGGACAGGCAATGAGGCTATTCGGCTCGTCGTTTATTACGGTTAATATGCAGGACGATCCTCCGAGTGAGGGTACGGAAGACTTATACGCAATTGCCCAGAAACGTTTTATCTATCCCAAGCTTAAAGTGAACGCCCCTTTATCGGATGGGCGGCATAGTGTTTTGGTACCGATACCCGAAATTAGCCGTATGGCGGCCGGAGCGGGCTTTACGAATGTGCATATCGATAGCGACGGTGTAAGGCGGCGTATCCGGTTGACGGATAATATCGGCGGCACAGTGTTTATGCAGCTTGCCTTTTCTCCGCTGTTGCAGAAACTGGGTTCTCCCGAAGTTGTCATCGATAAAAACCGCGTTACATTGGCCGGCGCCGTGTATGGCGATAAAGCGCAAAATGTTTCAATACCGCTTGATTCAAGCGGTATGATGCTGATCCGCTGGCCTAAAAAGAATTATCAGAAGAGTTTTACTCATATTCCTTTTTATCTATTGATCGATTATGCCGAAAGCGGAGAAAAAACAGCAAGCAGTTTACGCTTGTTACGGGCGAACCAAGGGTGGAATCTCGGCCCCGGCTATGCGCCGATCGATATGTGTATGCAGCTGTGGGGTGAAAGCGAAGAATTGCGCCGTACTGCTCTGGAATCGGGGGCTGTGCAGGATAAGGAAGCGTGGCTTACCGCTGTGCAGGCTTATTGGGATACGGTAAAAAGCTTTTTTGAAACGGACTACGGTACAGCGGTAGCGCGCTTGTTCGACGAGGCAAAACAGGCAGGAAAGCCTGAGGATGCGGAACTGTACGATCAGGTGAAAGCCGATTTTGAAACGCTCTATGCAAATGCCTCCGCATCCTATACCCGGCATACGGAGCTTGAAACGGCGCTTGCCGCTAAACTGAAAGACGCTTTTTGTATTATCGGATGGTCAAGCACCGGTACGACCGATATCGGCGTTAACCCCTTTCACAGTGAATATGTGAATGTCGGTACGCATGCTGCCGTTGCCAATACTATTTTGCAGCGGGATTTTTTACGGCAAGCGCCGGTTTGGGTGTCGGCTTTGTTAGCGATTGTTTTTTCTTTCGGTATCATTTTTATCATCCGTCCGTTTAGTACCATCGTTCAGATTATTTTGGGGGTTGTGCTGTCTGCTGTGGTGCTGATTGTGAATCAGCTCATATTCAGCTTTACCGGTGTTTATATCTTTATCATTTCACCCGTATTGGCGCTTTTCGTATCGTTCTTAACGTACTCGATGGTTTCGTTCATTCTCAGTGAGCGCGAAAAAAGCTTTCTCCGTAAAGCGTTCGGTACATACCTTTCGGGCGATGTTATCAATGAGATAATAGAAGATCCTTCCATGCTCAAGCTCGGCGGGCAGAAAAAATGGATTACCGCAATGTTTACCGATGTTAAGGGCTTTTCCACGATAAGCGAAGCGCTCGATGCCGAACAGTTGGTTAAGCTGTTGAATATCTATCTTTCCGGTATGAGCGATATTATCTTGGAACAGCGCGGTACTATCGATAAGTATGAAGGCGATGCCATTATCTCGTTCTTCGGCGCTCCGGTTGATTATAAAGAACATGCCCGCCTCGCGTGCCGTGCTGCAGTGCTGATGAGACGGAAAGAGGTTGAGCTGAACGAGCTTTTCATGCGGGAAGGTATGAGTCCCAATCCGCTTTTAACCCGCATCGGGATTAACACCGGCGATATGGTTGTCGGGAACATGGGCACCGAACGGAAGATGGACTATACGATTATGGGTAACGCCGTCAACCTCGCCGCCCGTTTGGAAGGGGTAAACAAACAGTACGGTTCATGGCTTTTGATTTCCGATATGACGAAAAATGAAATCGGCGACGAATTTATTACCCGCCGCTTCGATCGCGTGCGTGTTGTCGGTATCAATACGCCGGTACAGCTGTGGGAGCTGGTCGAATTAAAGGATGCTGTCGATTCGGCAACGCTCGACTTTTTACGCCGTTTTGAAGAGGCTCATTGCGTGTTCGACCGGCGGGATTGGAAAGAAGCCGCCCGCCTCTTTACAGCATTGCGTGAAGAACGGCCTGATGACGGCCCCTCCGATGCCTATCTGCGTAAGTGCGAGGCCTTTATTCAAAAGCCTCCGGCAGATAACTGGGACGGCGTTTTCAGCCTTACCCAAAAATAGGATAGAAATACCTGTTCAGAAACGTCCGTTTCAGAACAGGTTGCCTTGAAATGTGATGTTCTAAATCGTAGGTTTATTTTCAGCCACCGAAATAGCGGGGCTGTTTAAAAACCGTCTGATGCGGTTGTCTTGATATTGATAACCGTGTCGGCGATATTCAGCGTTGACTTACGGTGCGAAACGAGCACAACCGTTTTTCCGGCGCCGGATTCCTTGAGCGATTTAAGGATGATACGCTCGTTAAGGGCATCCAAATTGCTGGTGGGTTCGTCGAGGAGGAGGAACGGGGCATCGTGTAAGAATGCACGGGCAAGTCCGATACGCTGCTTTTCTCCGCCTGAAAGGGTATCGCCGAGTTCCCCGACCGGCGTATTATAGCCATCGGGAAGGGTGGTAATAAAGTCGTGGATTGATGCTTTTTGTGCCGCTGCGATAACTGCTTCTTCCGACGCATCCAACTTACCGATTTTGATATTGTCGGCAATAGTTCCTTTGAAGAGCTGACTTTCCTGCGTAACGCAGGATTCCATCGCCCGCAGTGCTCCGGTCGGTACGGTTTTTATGTCTTCTCCGGAGATGCGTATCGCGCCTTTTTGCACTTCCCAAAACCGCATCAGGAGTTTAAGCAGGGTAGACTTGCCCGAACCGCTTGCGCCGTGTATGCCGGTAATCGTATCTTTTTGAATCACCGCGCTGTAATCGTGCAATATCTGTTCATTGCCGTAGCTGAAATCAATATGATCGGCCGCAGCGCCTTCAAATGAACGCGGTTTGCCGTCAGTGGGGATTTCTTCTACGAGCGGCTGCTCTTCCAACAGGCTCAAGATGCGGTCGCCGCTTGCGAGCGTTTGGTGTAAATTGTTGGAAAGCTGCGCAAGGGCAAGCACGGGGCCGAAAGAGGCGCTCATGCCGAGTGTTATTCCTACAGCGGCGGCAAAGTCGATGCTTCCTTGTTGAAAGAGGACACTAGAAAGAAAAAGCTGTGCAAAGGTAAAAAAGAGGATAGCCGTATTCGTCGAAATACGCTGCCGTGCTTCTTGTACGCTTAAATATTCCCCGTTTTGTCCA
Encoded proteins:
- a CDS encoding PstS family phosphate ABC transporter substrate-binding protein is translated as MKKITVILFIMISLLGMISLLYSGIQFNILHRKSGMIAVVAGSNEISTLSIDLKDYLPFDKNSKTNYVKSDFQIDDTIPVLDGASALYPVFSAIASATYPEKSVCFDGENFTKESKVQMRNTRGAYKAVVDGVADIIFCASPSEGQLLYAKQNNVELEFVPIGLEAFVFIENITNPVNNLSIEQIKGIYSGKIKNWKKVGGTNTLIAAWQRKEGSGSQTAFLKFMNGEKIRLNPLGIFFGSPIGYSFRYYVEGITQNANVKMISLNGIAPTKENIQNGRYPLSSHFFAIYRKDNKNANVKKLIDWILSPEGQSIIDNNGYVPLKN
- a CDS encoding O-acetyl-ADP-ribose deacetylase — protein: MDIKIICADITTLKVDAIVNAANTTLLGGGGVDGAIHRAAGPELLEECRALKGCKTGQAKITRGYKLPAEYVIHTPGPIYEDGKHGEPELLASCYRNSLILAADFHCETIAFPCISAGVYGYPMEEAALIALSTVYTYLTETKADMTVYHVCFNKQAEELYRTILSNIIIKQSDSRQSKNSRRIHTR
- a CDS encoding FecR domain-containing protein, with translation MKRYLGILLLCTAGIFSAAAANLTATVTEIAGKVECKHPGKDWKAAKVGDVLPAGSLISTGFKSTVILKTESAVLTVKPVTRLSLEELIKSEGTTKTQMFLMAGRVKAEVTPKEGEKAEFKVKSPTATASVRGTGFEFDGHNLFVDHGAVQFESGIGVGIPKMVASGEFSTLSSAGTVTAPVAVATDTSDNRLQAAAAHTASDIEAGDNRQGIAKPISAEDRPGSTHVIVGWDD
- a CDS encoding CHASE2 domain-containing protein, producing the protein MKKKTSWPSIVIPCIIGLLSAGVYLFPFWIGVENRLYDFFLGLKSNVKEDSSIVLLDIDDVSIEKVGLYPWPRNTIAKGLEALTQLGAEFAVFDIEYIDKSPMSVDFTYLNGTLKSEFAASFEEIGANVQDIFAALANNQITLPEAGIYGSELVDLIDQSRDTLYRHTKQVAIENDSYLGQAMRLFGSSFITVNMQDDPPSEGTEDLYAIAQKRFIYPKLKVNAPLSDGRHSVLVPIPEISRMAAGAGFTNVHIDSDGVRRRIRLTDNIGGTVFMQLAFSPLLQKLGSPEVVIDKNRVTLAGAVYGDKAQNVSIPLDSSGMMLIRWPKKNYQKSFTHIPFYLLIDYAESGEKTASSLRLLRANQGWNLGPGYAPIDMCMQLWGESEELRRTALESGAVQDKEAWLTAVQAYWDTVKSFFETDYGTAVARLFDEAKQAGKPEDAELYDQVKADFETLYANASASYTRHTELETALAAKLKDAFCIIGWSSTGTTDIGVNPFHSEYVNVGTHAAVANTILQRDFLRQAPVWVSALLAIVFSFGIIFIIRPFSTIVQIILGVVLSAVVLIVNQLIFSFTGVYIFIISPVLALFVSFLTYSMVSFILSEREKSFLRKAFGTYLSGDVINEIIEDPSMLKLGGQKKWITAMFTDVKGFSTISEALDAEQLVKLLNIYLSGMSDIILEQRGTIDKYEGDAIISFFGAPVDYKEHARLACRAAVLMRRKEVELNELFMREGMSPNPLLTRIGINTGDMVVGNMGTERKMDYTIMGNAVNLAARLEGVNKQYGSWLLISDMTKNEIGDEFITRRFDRVRVVGINTPVQLWELVELKDAVDSATLDFLRRFEEAHCVFDRRDWKEAARLFTALREERPDDGPSDAYLRKCEAFIQKPPADNWDGVFSLTQK
- a CDS encoding amino acid ABC transporter ATP-binding/permease protein, translated to MNTSKRRSALSIMGSLITLVRPLLPVMLIAITAGVLGFLCAIFITILGGEAIIAALHDKLPIAIGRPFFCLSLKQITTALIILAILRGALRYGEQYCNHYIAFKLLAIIRHKVFNVLRKLAPAKLEGKDKGNLISLITTDIELLEVFYAHTISPIIIAAVTSLCMLIFLGSRSLIAVPVALAGYITIGVIIPLRNGKRTSEQGLAFRTEFGNLNSFVLESLRGLEEIIQYGAGERIRTELRRRSENLGQNGEYLSVQEARQRISTNTAILFFTFAQLFLSSVLFQQGSIDFAAAVGITLGMSASFGPVLALAQLSNNLHQTLASGDRILSLLEEQPLVEEIPTDGKPRSFEGAAADHIDFSYGNEQILHDYSAVIQKDTITGIHGASGSGKSTLLKLLMRFWEVQKGAIRISGEDIKTVPTGALRAMESCVTQESQLFKGTIADNIKIGKLDASEEAVIAAAQKASIHDFITTLPDGYNTPVGELGDTLSGGEKQRIGLARAFLHDAPFLLLDEPTSNLDALNERIILKSLKESGAGKTVVLVSHRKSTLNIADTVINIKTTASDGF